DNA sequence from the Pedobacter sp. W3I1 genome:
TGCGTTCCCTTCCATAGCGTATATTTATTAAATGATTATATTAGCTAACGAATTTAGCAAAATAAAATAAGTTAAACTATAAATAATACGCTTAACTTACTAACATATTTTTTATGAAGGAAAATCAACGCTTAAAAACACTAATGGATTTGTTGGGATTTAAAACCCAAAAAGATTTTGCTATGGCGTTGAATATCCAGCAAGGTTCTCTTTCAGATATTTTAAGGGAAAGGGTCAATGTATCTAACGCTATTAAAGATAAACTCGAACTTAAATTCGACGTCAATTTAACCTGGCTAGAAAACGGCACAGGTGAACCTTTTTTCAAAAAGAGACCAGCTGTTGGTGAAAGCAAAGAGGGCGTTCCCTATTTCGATATGAGCCTGTCAGATGCTAAAGATCTCATAGTAGAAGAACAACGCGCAGAATACCTGGTAAATTACCTTCCTTTTAACGATTGCACGGCCTATTTACCGGTTTATGGCGATAGCATGTACCCCAAATATGCCGCAGGCGAAATTATAGCAATAAAAGAGATTACCAATTACGAAATTCTACAGTGGGGAGAAGCTTATGTGGTGATGACAGATGAAGATAGTAACAGTTTACGCACCATAAAGTTAATTTTTCAGCACACCGATGATACCAAACTAATCCTTCGTTCTTCAAATCCAAATTTTAAAGGCGATACCGTAATCCGCAAAAAAAACATCCAGGCACTTTATATTATCAAAGGAAAAATTACACGGAATATTATTTAGACAAAGCTATTTTCAGTTGACAGTACCCAGTTTACAGTTCTAACTGAAAATTGCAAACTGAAAACTGAATGCACGGGAATAATGTAAAAAGGTCTCCCACAAATCAACGGATTTTCGCAGATTTTAAAAAGCATGTAGGAGTCTTATTATAAATTGTCATCCTGAGCTTGTCGAAGGACCTGGTTTAAATATCTTACAAGGCGTTTCGACGGGCTCAACGTGACAAATTCGGAGTAAATTACAAATATGAGTGAGATTCGCAAACTGGATCTGCGTCATCATCTTAAATCAGCGGGAATAATGTAAAAGAATTTCCCACAAATCAACGGATTTTCGCAGATTTTAAAAAGCATGTAGGAGTCTTATTATAAATTGTCATCCTGAGCTTGTCGAAGGACTTGGTTTAAATATCTTATGGAATTGCAATAGTTTACTAGAGTTTTTTCGTTGTCAGATCAATTATTTCGAGAAGCATTACTTGGCTTTCTTTTAAGCAACATTTTTTCTATTACTTAGCATTTCTTCAAATTCTTTTGGAGTCATGTATGCAAGAGTAGAATGCCTTCTTTTTCGGTTATACCAGACCTCCACATATTCGAATATCGCCAATCTGGCTTGGCTTCTGGTGCGAAAATTTTCGTGGTATACCATTTCTGTTTTCATTGTTTTAAAAAAACTCTCCGCCACTGCATTGTCCCAGCAGTTACCTTTTCTGCTCATGCTTTGATTTACTGAAAATTTCATCAATTGCTTTCTAAATTCATTACAGGCGTATTGCAATCCTCTGTCTGAATGAAAAATTAATTCCTGGGTAATCGGACGGTTTCTTATCGCCATTTTCCATGCTGCGATCGTTGTTTGTCCGGCATCCATGGTTTCGCTAAGCGCCCAGCCAACAATTTTTCTATCTGCCAGGTCCATTACTGTCGTCAGATAAAGCCAGCCTTCACCAGTTCGGATATAAGTAAGGTCAGAGACCCATTTTTGGCTAATCTCCGCCGCATAAAAATCTCTGTTAAGAATATTTTCTGCAGGCAGATATAAATGGTCAGGATCAGTAGTCTGCACCCGATATTTATTGCGGGTAATACTTTTTATGTTTGCTTTCCGCATCAATCTGGCTACTCTTGGTCTAGAAACAAGGATTCCTTGTGCCTTTAATTCTGAGGTTATACGGGGCGCGCCATAACGGTATTTACTATCCTTGTGAATCTTTTTGATCTGCACCAAAAGTTCAGCCTGATCAATGGACCGCTTACCCAATGGATGTTTCAGCCAGTAATAAAAGCCACTACAGCTTACCGCGAACGTTCTACACATCTTTTCAACAGGAAATATCTGCCGGTGTTCCTTTATAAATCCGAATATCTCCCGTCTCCCTTGGAAAAGATGCCTACCGCCTTTTTTAATATGTCACGTTCTAGCTGTGCCTCTTTAAGCTCCTTTTGAAGCTTATTGATCAGTTTCTGGTCTTCGGTAAGGTTTACTAAATCTTGTTTAGCTGTTCCTTGCCGTTCCCTCCATTTACTTAGTAGATTAGGGCTTATACCTAATTCTTTTGCAACCTCTTTGATCGATCCACGAACCATAGCTAAATCTAAGGCCATTTTTCTAAAGGGTTCATCAAACATTTGTCTGCTCATATATTCAAATTTAAAGTTTTAAGTTTAAATCTGACAAACAAGACCTCTAGTCAAAGATAGCAACTCCACTTATAAGGCGTTTCGACGGGCTCAACGTGACAAATTCGGAGTAAATTACAAATATGAGTAAGATTCACGAACTGGATCTGCGTCATCATCTTAAATCAGTGGAATCTAAAAAAGGTTTCCCGCAGATCAACGGATTTTCGCAGATTTTAAAAAGCATGTAGGAGTCTTATTATAAATTGTCATCCTGAGCTTGTCGAAGGACCTGGTTTAAATATCTTATAAGGCGTTTCGACGGGCTCAACGTGACAAATTCGGAGTAAATAACAAATATGAGTAAGATTCACAAACTGGATCTGCGTCATCATCTTAAATCAGCGGGAATAATGTAAAACGTTTCCCACAGATCAACGGATTTTCGCAGATTTTTAGAAAATTACAGAGCTGTAAACTGCCAACCGTAAACTGTCAGCCGATAACTAATTACTTTCCTTTTACACATCTTCGTCGTACCTTTATTTAATCAAAAAAAAGGAAAGATATATGAATACTGAAAAAGCCATTCTTGCAGGCGGCTGCTTTTGGGGAGTAGAAGAACTGATCCGTCATTACCCTGGCGTTATCTCAACAGTTGTTGGATACACTGGTGGTGATGTTCCCAATGCCACTTACCGGAACCATGGCACACATGCCGAAGCCATTGAAGTTACTTTTGATCCAACTATTTTAACTTACCGCAAATTATTAGAATATTTCTTCCAGATCCACGATCCGAGCACACGCAACAGACAGGGAAATGATGTAGGCACCTCTTACCGTTCAGCTATTTTCTATAACAGCGAAGAACAAAAAGATACCGCGAATGCATTAATTGCAGAGCTGGATGCTTCTGGCAAATGGCCTGGCAAAATTGTAACCGAGGTTGTACCTGAAACCGATTTTTGGAATGCAGAAGAAGAACACCAGGATTATTTACAGAAAAATCCTTACGGTTATACCTGCCATTTCGAAAGACCAGACTGGAAATTATAAATAAGGTCGTTATTAAAAGGCACGAAGCAATTTGACAGAAAACAGGAGAATCAGTTTAGTTTTCCGGAAATCAGATACAGTGGCATTTAGATTTATTCGGTCCCGCTCTCGCTTCTGCTCCGATGAAGAATCGGGAGCATCTCGCTTTGATCGGGTTTAAGTGGCGCGGCAAGCAATGCTATTTGGGGCTGCACGATGCTGGAATAGACCCTATCTATCTGCACCATGCTAACCAACCTTAAATAGTAGCAAATCTCTCCAATTTTAAACCTGATTGCCGCGGAAATCCTTTTTTGTCACCCTGAGCGTAGTCGAAGGGCAAAAAAGATTGTAGCAGAAAGCAGGACAAACGTTAATTGAGCACAGCAATTGCTTTCCAAACTAAAATAATAGCCTGTTTAAATTTGATGCTATCATTTTACTTATCTAACATTTTTGTCACACTGAGCGGAGTCGAAGTGCTTTTAATACATCGAAAAATGGGTCTTCGACTCCGCTCAGACTGACAAGCTCTTAAAACAATAACAACCTTAAATAGAAAAGGCAATTTTCTTAATCGAAAATTGCCTTTTTGTTTAAAACATAATCATAACAGATCACTAATCATCGTCATCTTTTTTCTTCTTCTCTAGGATTACGAAAGCACTCCGTTTTGGCGCCGGCATTACCGATTGTTCCCCTTTTACCGATTTCCATACCACTTCGTTTAAATCTAAATCTGGTGCCGAATCTTCTTTGGCAAAATTAAACAGTTCAGAACGTCTGCTGCTCTCATTTACCGCCACATTCCTTGTATCTAAATCAATAAGCGGCTGAATCACATTATAAGGCGTAAAATCTGGTGTAGCCGTAAAACATTCGTATAATGGCATAGCAGCAGCATCGTACTGGCTCATTGGCGGTAAACCTAAAATAAGTTCCATTGTTCTTAAAAATCCCGAAGTAGAGTACATGGTATGCACAGGCGTATTTCTTTTTACGTACGGACCAACCACATATGCCGGCGAACGGTGAGCATCGACATGATCGGGTCCATTCTGTGCATCATCTTCCAGAATAAAAACAACCGATTCTTTCCAGATTTTGCTATGCGATAAATGCTCCAAAATACGACCTACAGCCAGATCGTTATCGGCAACTGCGGCTTGTGGCGAGTATTTCCCTTTTTTTTGTCCACTGGTATGATCGTTAGATATTCTTAAAGTATTAAACTGAGGCACAACACCTGCAACCAGTAACGAATCGAAATCATGCTGCCAGGCATCTACCCGTACCTGATCTTTAATATCCATGTCAAAACCCGGCGAAGCCGTGCACATATGCCCTTGTAGCGATTTAATATTCGCCTTGCCATAATCACCAAACTCACCATAACTGCGGTAACTTACCCCTGCCCTTTGGCAGTAATCCCAGATAAAACCACCTTTTGGATAAGTAACAGGTCGGCCGCCTTCAAAGGTTGTGCTCCCACCGCGAGCACCATAACTGGTTGGCCAGGTTTTTTCTACCACATCGGTTGCATATGCGGCCATACTCCAGTTGTGCCCATCGGCACTTACCTCCGCATCAACATAGAAATTATCAAGCAGCACATAGTTTTCGGCAAAAGCATGCTGATTAGGTGTAATTTTTCTACCGAAAAGTGTTAAAGTAGAATCGCCGTTTCCTTTTGGCAAGTCGCCAAGCACCTGATCGTATGTTCTGTTTTCTTTAATGATATAAAAAACGTGTTTAATGGGCGATTTTTCGTTCTGTTTACGCGGAATAGGATTTCCTGCTTCACCATCGGCAGTAATAGTCCGTTTATCGGTAAAGGGGGTATTGGCATACACCTGTTTGGTATATAGCTTTAACTGCTCAGGCTTTGGCGTATCAATAAAAGATAAGGTGCCTTTAAACAAACCAGCAATATATTGCAATCTGCTATTGGCCGTACTGCCCATGTGGTAACCGCTATTATCTACTTTAGAAATCGGTTGTGGCCCTTGAGGGTTGGCCATAGATGTATTGCCTTTACCATTGGTAACCAAAATTTTCGAACCGAGCACCTTAACACTTGTTGGGTACCAGCCTACCGGAATAAAGCCCTGGCTCAGGCTTAATCCAGGTTTACTTACATCGAAAACAGCCAAACAGTTATTGTCAGCATTGGCGATGTACAAAGTTTTTTCGTTGGCACTTAAAGCCAGACCATTAGTGGTAGAACCCGTTAACTGTGTGGCATAAAGGGTAGTAGCAATGGTTTCAATTACCTTATTGTTCAAAGTATTGATTACGGAAACGGTATTATCGTTGGCATTGGCTACAAAAAGAATAGTACCTTTTTTATTAAGCAATAATTCATTCGGGTGATCGCCAACAGGAATCTGCTGTGAAATGCTTTCTGAAACTAAATTGATAACAGCAACAGATTTTCCGCCCCAGAGCGAAACATAGAGTTTGCTTTCATCTGCTGATAAAACACAGCTGTAGGCAATTGCAGGAAGCTGAATTTTTTTCAGGATTTGCTTTGCAGTAGGATTGATAATGTATAAACTGCTATCCTCTTTGGTTACAGTATATAGTTTACTGTTGTTTTTGTTTACCACAATCCCCGCCGGACTAATTTTTCCCTTTGGCCAAACCGGACCGAGTTTAATCGTATCACTTTTGCCAAGTTTATCGTTCTGGATATTGAAATCCAAAATCCAGTTGTCGTTACCACCTGAGGCATACAGGTGTTTTTCATCTTTACTAAAAGCAATTCCATACCACGATTTGCTTAGTACTTTTTCATCGATAATCTTTTCTGTTTTGGCATCAAGCAATTGCAATGACTGTGTACTTTGTCCGTTGTTGGTAATGGCTAGGTATTTACCCGAAGCACTCAGCTGCATATTTAAAGGCAAATCGCCCAATTGCAGTGAATGCCCTGCCGGACTCAGCTTCCATCCATTAGGGAGTAAGATCTGCTGAGTGCTTCCGTTTTTACCAGGCCATTGTGCAAATCCTTTTTGGATGAACAGGAAGCCCAACAATATAAATAAGTATGATTTTTTCATTTTCTTAAATTGAAGATAGAAATACTATCGATGAAGATTAAAGTTAACCAAAGCCCTGATGGTATAACCATTGCCCGATGCTACGGAACCGATCTCGCGGATGGCCTCTGATGGAATAGCCTGACTACGCGTGGCGTAAAAAACAGGTCCGCCGGAAATAGAGAAGGAAAGTTTTGAATGATTTGGTTCCAGATTGATGGATGGCCCAATCATTACCTTTGCACCGCCTTCTGCTTCATCCTTTTCCCAAAAACCTTCTAAATCCTGCCCTAAGGCTTCGAAGCCAAGGTATAAAACATTAGAAACACGGTGCTGATACCCAAAACTGCTAATAAAATCTAGCTTATCCCTGGTTTTATCAAAAGCTTTTTCAAAACGAAGGTTTCCCGCCATTCTCCAGTTTGTATGATCAAATGAAGCGGTGATCCGGCTAATCGCCGAACCAACGTTCGACCAATCTCTGCTTAAACCTAAACCAGCACCTAACCTGAAACCAGCTATGCTTTTACCACCCACTAAATCTCTGATTACTTCAGCTTGTTCTGCAGAGGTTACACCTCCTGAATTGGCAAAACCGATTGCCGCGGTAGCATATAAGGTAAGCCTACTTCCTAAATATCCTTTAACACCAAACTGTTGCCCTAAGCCATCATAACCGAACTGTCCGTTGGTTCTTTCACCGTAACTTCCCGAATAATGGATATTCCAACGGTGATTTTCTGCAGTTAGTGTATTCAGCGAAAACAAAAAAGGCTGGGCAGCATCAGTTCCCGTCTTCAATTCAGGCTTCTCTGCTCCTATCTTTTGTGCGGCACAGTTTAAAGCAATGCCGGCAAAAATAATTGACAAAAATGTCTTTTTCATCTGATGATTTATTCGTTAAAATTTGGTTTCATTTAATAATGGCGATCCACTTGCATTTACCTGATAAGTTTGGATCTTATCATTTTCATCAACCTCTACTATCCGGTAACCTTTATAAGCTGTGCCCCAGTTTCCGCCTATATGTGCATCGAAAAAATGAGGAAGTTTATCGGTATAAAAAACAGCATCAAGACTGTGGTCGTGCCCGTGGAATACTGCTTTTACATTTGCATAGCTATGCAGCAGCTTAATCGTATCCTGACATTCTATAAAAGGGCTTTCGGGCACCCAAAAATGAGGCGGGATATGTAATACCACGAAAACAGTTTTCAGGCTTTTAAACTTATCTAATTCCAGCTTTAAAAAATCGTTGTTCGGGCACAAGTAAGTTCCTTTGGTATCAGAAGTGTTAGCCAAAACAAAGCCAACCCCATTTTTCTCAAAAGAAAAGTTATCCTCGTAACCAAAAACAGATTTCCAGATCTTAGCGTCAGCATGATCATGGTTACCCGGGATGGCATAAAAAGGAAATTTAAGTTTATCGTAATACTCTTTTTTTACTTCTGATAATAGTTCCGGGCGATCGTGTACCAGATCTCCATTAATGATTACAAAGTTTAACGGATTTTTATCGTGCGCTTCGTTTAACCACCTTACAATATTTTCATGATTGAGCTTATAATCTGTTCCGGGTTGGCCATAATGTCCATCAGATGCAATGGCGAAACGCAACTTTGGCGCTTTACCTGTTTTTACAGAAAGAGGATGCTGTTCATCAGCAAATGAGGAAAGAACTGGCGAAATACTGGCTACAATGGCAGCAGCCAAACTATTTTTCAGGAAAAATCGTCTGTTAGACATCAGGATAATTTATGTTTTGTATCAAAGCCCAATATTAGGACGATCAGGCTTCTTAAACATAAATTTAATGTTATGATTAGGTTAACCGAAGCATAACTGTGTATCAATTTTATAACAAAAAATGATCTGCAACTGCTAGGCAAGGCATAATATTTATCCAACAAAACAATTTAGCTCCTGCAGGGATTATTCTATTATGAAACTACTTAAATCATTACTCGCTGGCTTTGCAGGTGCTGCAGCCCTTAATATTTTGCATGAAAGTGTAAGGCGGCTTGATCCTGATGCACCCCGGATCGACCTTTTGGGCGAACAGGCACTCTCAAAATCAATGAACCGTTTAAAGCTTGAAGCACCTGGCGGCAATAATCTCTATCTGGCCACCCTCGCCGGTGATATCATAAGCAACAGCTTATATTATAGTGCTATTGGTTTCGGAGACAGTAAAAACATTTATTTGAAAGGTGCAATTGCTGGTATTACCGCTGGTTTGGGCGCAATAAGCATCCCCGATAAAATTGGATTAGATGATACTCCGGTTACTAAAACGGATAAAACAAAGATCCTAACGGTGGTTTGGTATGCTATAGGCGGGCTGGTAACGGCAGCGGTTTTTAACCGCTTAAAAAAGGCCTAGCATAATGAAAACGCTTATTCATCGGTCTGTGTCCGCACAGAATGGCAAGCAAATAATTCTTCCTATTGAATACATGATAAAAGCCAACTTGAAGGTCTGTGAATTCACAGACCTTGGATTAGTAATTGAAACTACCGAAACCTTGCCCCAGTTTTTCATGGCTGTTACTAAAGGAGGAAAATCCTTCATTGCATTCAGGATGACAAATCCCCAAAACTGGACATCATTCCCGCGCAGGCGGGAATCCTAATGCAATAGCTTTATAGTACTCAATCCTTCGGGAATAAGGAACCGGAGAGCTTCTATCGGAATACAATGGAAAGCAGGACGACAGGAACCTAAGTAATTAAACGAAATAGAGATCACGCGTATATTCCTCTGCTCCGTGCTATCCGGCCTGGCAGATTTTCGTAGAAATAAGCATTGAAATTCTTGCACTACCCCCTCAATACCTTACAGCCCATGGCAATATACAGTCCCGATTTTTCATCGGGGCCTCCATATTGCCGCAATAAGAATTTAGATAGCTTAGTTCAAGAAAAGGTGTAAGCCTTGGTTTTTTGGTTCCTTTTTCATCAAGGAAAAAGGACTAGCCACGGCGGCAATGAGCCGTTTCAAAATATTTAATTGTACTTTATAACAGTGGGCGCTTTAAGATTCCCGCCTGCGCGGGAATGACGAACTATGTTTATGAAAAGTACAAAGATCTCTCCACTTAGAGATGACGATACTTAGAGACCCATTCCTCGGTCTGTGTCCTCACAGAACGAAAAACAACAGTTTGCAATGAAAAAATTCAATAAAAGAGTGAAAAACAAAAGGTCTGTGGAGACACAGACCCTGGATACTATAGAATAACGATTGCCTGTTTGACAACCAGATAAGCTGCCAGTGCGTATAAAAATATAGCAATCGATTTATTGATGATCAAACTGCTCAGCGCAAATTTCTCCTGGATATAAGTTGCAAAATGTGCATATACGTAAAGTGCCAGAGAAGAACCTACCCCAGAGCCTAAACTAAAGATTACCAGGGAGAGGTAATCGGTTTCGATCCATTGGTGTAAAATTACATAATTGCCAAAAAACAGCCAGAATGGAATCTGTACGGGGTTTAACACCCCTAAAATTAATCCGTATAAAACGCTTCCGCTGCGTTTATCATCTTTTTTATTGCTCGTTTTAGGTACTTTTTTTCGGTTTTTCCAGGTAATTGTACCCATCACCAGAAACATTAAAATCATAAAGCAATCAACCAGGGTGCTTAACCGCACCTCGCTTACCGCCTCGTTTGGATTGATATCGCTCATAGCCCATCTCGCGAAACGCATCATTCCAAAAGTGAAAAACACTTCTACACAAGAGAACGATAGAATAAAATACCAAACCTGCCGCATGCCCTTGTTAATGGCAAGCTGTGCAACGGTGAGATTAATGTTGCCCGGGGGGATATAGCCCATGGCATTGAGAACGATGCCGATGAAAAACGTTAGAAAAAGCATTGCCGAAATTATGGATTTAAATTTAAATGCGATGCTAAATATTTTCCGGTGTACGATTTCTCTACCTGAGCTAAATCTTCTGGTAAACCTTCAAACACTACCTGACCGCCGCCATCGCCCCCTTCAGGACCGATATCGATTACCCAATCGGCACATTTAATCATGTCCATATTATGTTCGATCACCAAAATAGTGTTCCCTTGTTCTATCAGTGTATTCAGTGCTTTTAACAGTTTTTTAATATCATGAAAATGCAGACCAGTTGTTGGCTCATCGAAGATAAAAAGCGTTTTATTGGCATTATTGCCCTTAATTAAAAACGAAGCCAGTTTAATACGTTGCGCCTCACCACCCGATAAGGTATTTGATGATTGACCTAAATGCACATAACCCAAACCAACATCAACCAAAGGATTTAATTTATTGAGGATCTTCTGTTCATCCTTAAAAAAATCTACCGCTTCCTCAATGGTCATATCCAGAATTTCAGATACGTTTTTCTCTTTATAGGTTACATCTAAAACCTGTTGTTTAAAACGTTTACCGTTACAGGCTTCGCAGGGCAGGTAAATATCGGCCATAAACTG
Encoded proteins:
- a CDS encoding XRE family transcriptional regulator — its product is MKENQRLKTLMDLLGFKTQKDFAMALNIQQGSLSDILRERVNVSNAIKDKLELKFDVNLTWLENGTGEPFFKKRPAVGESKEGVPYFDMSLSDAKDLIVEEQRAEYLVNYLPFNDCTAYLPVYGDSMYPKYAAGEIIAIKEITNYEILQWGEAYVVMTDEDSNSLRTIKLIFQHTDDTKLILRSSNPNFKGDTVIRKKNIQALYIIKGKITRNII
- a CDS encoding IS3 family transposase (programmed frameshift); translated protein: MSRQMFDEPFRKMALDLAMVRGSIKEVAKELGISPNLLSKWRERQGTAKQDLVNLTEDQKLINKLQKELKEAQLERDIFKKGGRHLFQGRREIFGFIKEHRQIFPVEKMCRTFAVSCSGFYYWLKHPLGKRSIDQAELLVQIKKIHKDSKYRYGAPRITSELKAQGILVSRPRVARLMRKANIKSITRNKYRVQTTDPDHLYLPAENILNRDFYAAEISQKWVSDLTYIRTGEGWLYLTTVMDLADRKIVGWALSETMDAGQTTIAAWKMAIRNRPITQELIFHSDRGLQYACNEFRKQLMKFSVNQSMSRKGNCWDNAVAESFFKTMKTEMVYHENFRTRSQARLAIFEYVEVWYNRKRRHSTLAYMTPKEFEEMLSNRKNVA
- the msrA gene encoding peptide-methionine (S)-S-oxide reductase MsrA; amino-acid sequence: MNTEKAILAGGCFWGVEELIRHYPGVISTVVGYTGGDVPNATYRNHGTHAEAIEVTFDPTILTYRKLLEYFFQIHDPSTRNRQGNDVGTSYRSAIFYNSEEQKDTANALIAELDASGKWPGKIVTEVVPETDFWNAEEEHQDYLQKNPYGYTCHFERPDWKL
- a CDS encoding metallophosphoesterase, whose protein sequence is MSNRRFFLKNSLAAAIVASISPVLSSFADEQHPLSVKTGKAPKLRFAIASDGHYGQPGTDYKLNHENIVRWLNEAHDKNPLNFVIINGDLVHDRPELLSEVKKEYYDKLKFPFYAIPGNHDHADAKIWKSVFGYEDNFSFEKNGVGFVLANTSDTKGTYLCPNNDFLKLELDKFKSLKTVFVVLHIPPHFWVPESPFIECQDTIKLLHSYANVKAVFHGHDHSLDAVFYTDKLPHFFDAHIGGNWGTAYKGYRIVEVDENDKIQTYQVNASGSPLLNETKF
- a CDS encoding bifunctional YncE family protein/alkaline phosphatase family protein, translated to MKKSYLFILLGFLFIQKGFAQWPGKNGSTQQILLPNGWKLSPAGHSLQLGDLPLNMQLSASGKYLAITNNGQSTQSLQLLDAKTEKIIDEKVLSKSWYGIAFSKDEKHLYASGGNDNWILDFNIQNDKLGKSDTIKLGPVWPKGKISPAGIVVNKNNSKLYTVTKEDSSLYIINPTAKQILKKIQLPAIAYSCVLSADESKLYVSLWGGKSVAVINLVSESISQQIPVGDHPNELLLNKKGTILFVANANDNTVSVINTLNNKVIETIATTLYATQLTGSTTNGLALSANEKTLYIANADNNCLAVFDVSKPGLSLSQGFIPVGWYPTSVKVLGSKILVTNGKGNTSMANPQGPQPISKVDNSGYHMGSTANSRLQYIAGLFKGTLSFIDTPKPEQLKLYTKQVYANTPFTDKRTITADGEAGNPIPRKQNEKSPIKHVFYIIKENRTYDQVLGDLPKGNGDSTLTLFGRKITPNQHAFAENYVLLDNFYVDAEVSADGHNWSMAAYATDVVEKTWPTSYGARGGSTTFEGGRPVTYPKGGFIWDYCQRAGVSYRSYGEFGDYGKANIKSLQGHMCTASPGFDMDIKDQVRVDAWQHDFDSLLVAGVVPQFNTLRISNDHTSGQKKGKYSPQAAVADNDLAVGRILEHLSHSKIWKESVVFILEDDAQNGPDHVDAHRSPAYVVGPYVKRNTPVHTMYSTSGFLRTMELILGLPPMSQYDAAAMPLYECFTATPDFTPYNVIQPLIDLDTRNVAVNESSRRSELFNFAKEDSAPDLDLNEVVWKSVKGEQSVMPAPKRSAFVILEKKKKDDDD
- a CDS encoding LysE family transporter — translated: MLFLTFFIGIVLNAMGYIPPGNINLTVAQLAINKGMRQVWYFILSFSCVEVFFTFGMMRFARWAMSDINPNEAVSEVRLSTLVDCFMILMFLVMGTITWKNRKKVPKTSNKKDDKRSGSVLYGLILGVLNPVQIPFWLFFGNYVILHQWIETDYLSLVIFSLGSGVGSSLALYVYAHFATYIQEKFALSSLIINKSIAIFLYALAAYLVVKQAIVIL